In the Candidatus Hydrogenedentota bacterium genome, CTCGCGGAGGTGCCCTTCGCCGAGGTGGCGGGGCTCGCCCGGGCCACCGTCGCCGGCCACGACGGCGCTTTTGTCTTCGGGCGCTGCGGGGGGGCGCCGGTGCTGCTTCAGGCGGGAAGAATTCACCTGTACGAAGGGCACACGCCCGAGGCGGTTGCGGCGACGGTGGATGCCCTGCACCGCTTTGGCGTGCGCACCCTGATCCTCACCAACGCGGCGGGCGGTCTCGAGCCTGGCCTCGTGCCGGGCGACTGGGTCGCGGCCGATTCCGTTGTCGCGTGGCGCTTTCGCGGTCACCGCTTTCCGGAGCGCATGACGCCCGACTTTCTGGTGCCCGGTTGCCGGGCCACGGGAAGATACATCTGGATGCACGGGCCCTGCTATGAAACCCGTGCCGAGATTCGCGTCCTGCAGACCATGGGGGGAATGACGGTGGGCATGAGCGTTGCCCTGGAACTGGAGCGTTGCCAGGCCCTGTCGATCCGCGCAGGGGTGGTCTCGTGCGTGACCAACAACTGCACGACCCAGGAGTCGCTCCACCACGCCCAGGTGGTGGAAGCGGCGGAGCGCGCCTCGGCCCAGCTCTGTGCGATACTTCGGGGTTTCATCGGAACCGCGGCGGTCCTGCGGGCCTGAGCGGTTCAGGCGCCCTCGGGCGATTCGCCGAAGACCTGGGCGGAAAATCGGAACAGCTCGCAACCGGGGGCCTTCCAGGCGCCCGGCTCGGCCCCGGCCTTCGTGCAGAGGGCCTCCAGAAACTGGTCAAGACCCCAACCGCGCTCCGTGGCCACCTGGGGGAGGAGGAGGCCGCCTCCCCGGGAGCCGGCATGGTCGAGGTAGAGCCCGTCGCGACCGACGACGATCTCGCGGATATCGCCCACGGGAATGAAGGGGGTGTCGGGCGCCGCACCGGGGCGAAGCGCGGAAATTTCGATGTGGGTGTGGCCCAGTTCCTCCGGCGTAAGCGGGGGGAAACGGGGATCGCGCACCGCGGCATTGATGGCATTGTCCCGCACGGCTTCCGCCAGCGATTCGATGCCGCGGGTGTGACCGATGCAGCCCCGCAACGCTCCGCCGAGACGCAGCGTCACAAAGGCGCCGTGGCGCTCCCGGAGCGGCGGAGTGAGGGGATAACCGCCAAGGTCGATACGGACTTCGTCCCGCAGGTACGCCTTCAGACTGTCCCGCGCGATGCGCAGCAGGAGGGATTCTTCATCGGAACTGAGAAAGGCTTCCACGGCAACGGTCATTCCGGGGCGCTCCGCCGGATGTTGGTCAAGTTGATCGGAGCCGGACGGGGCCCCTTGCTTTCCGCAGCCCCTTTGGGGGCCTCGGGGGCGCCGGCCGCGGGCTGGGGCGCCTCGGGGGCCGCCGCTTCTACCGGCGCCGGCGTCGCGGGCGCCGATTCCGCCGCCGCGGGTCCATCCAGCGGGCCCAGGTTACGGGCTTCCACCGGCGCGGGCATGGCGCCGGGGCGCGGGGTGTCGGAGAGGTAGAAATTCACCGAGGCGTAGCTCACGCTCCGGTTTTCGTCCTTGTAGAAGCGCCCGGAAGTGTCGTGGGCCAGGACCTTTCCGTAGGCGTTGGCGGGCAGGAGCTTTTCAAGCACCCGGAGCGCGTTGAGCCCGCAGATGGG is a window encoding:
- a CDS encoding purine-nucleoside phosphorylase, whose translation is MVKVPEAVFEPGEHPIGIVSGSGIHLRPLLDEVLAEVPFAEVAGLARATVAGHDGAFVFGRCGGAPVLLQAGRIHLYEGHTPEAVAATVDALHRFGVRTLILTNAAGGLEPGLVPGDWVAADSVVAWRFRGHRFPERMTPDFLVPGCRATGRYIWMHGPCYETRAEIRVLQTMGGMTVGMSVALELERCQALSIRAGVVSCVTNNCTTQESLHHAQVVEAAERASAQLCAILRGFIGTAAVLRA
- the amrA gene encoding AmmeMemoRadiSam system protein A, whose product is MEAFLSSDEESLLLRIARDSLKAYLRDEVRIDLGGYPLTPPLRERHGAFVTLRLGGALRGCIGHTRGIESLAEAVRDNAINAAVRDPRFPPLTPEELGHTHIEISALRPGAAPDTPFIPVGDIREIVVGRDGLYLDHAGSRGGGLLLPQVATERGWGLDQFLEALCTKAGAEPGAWKAPGCELFRFSAQVFGESPEGA